From the genome of Symphalangus syndactylus isolate Jambi chromosome 5, NHGRI_mSymSyn1-v2.1_pri, whole genome shotgun sequence, one region includes:
- the LOC134736716 gene encoding heterogeneous nuclear ribonucleoprotein A3-like — NGHNYEAKKALSKQEMQSAGSHRGRGGGSGNFMGRAGNFGGGGGNFGRGGNFGGRGCYGGGGGGSRGSYGGGDGGYSGSGGDGGNYGGGPGYRSRGGYGGGGPGYGNQGGAHGGGGGGYDGYNEGGSFGGGNYGGGGNSNDFGSYSGQQQSNYGPREGGSFGGRGSGSPYGGGYGSGGGSGGYGSSRF; from the coding sequence AATGGGCATAATTATGAAGCGAAAAAGGCCCTCTCTAAACAAGAGATGCAGTCTGCAGGATCACACAGAGGTCGTGGAGGTGGATCTGGCAATTTTATGGGTCGCGCGGGAAACTTTGGAGGTGGCGGAGGTAATTTTGGCCGTGGTGGAAACTTTGGTGGAAGAGGATgctatggtggtggaggtggtggcagcagaggtagttatggaggaggtgatggtggatatagtggatctggaggagatggtggcaactatggcggtggtcctggttatagaagtagagggggctatggtggtggtggaccaggatacggaaaccaaggtggtgcacacggtggaggtggtggaggatatgacggttacaatgaaggaggaagttttggcggtggcaactacggtggtggtggcaactctaatgattttggaagttatagtggacaacagcaatcaaattatggacccagggaagggggcagttttggtggaagaggctcgggcagtccctatggtggtggttatggatctggtggtggaagtggtggatatggtagcagcaggttctaa